Proteins encoded together in one Capricornis sumatraensis isolate serow.1 chromosome 3, serow.2, whole genome shotgun sequence window:
- the ATXN2L gene encoding ataxin-2-like protein isoform X9, translated as MLKPQPPQQTSQPQPPPTQQAVARRPPGGTSPPNGGLPGPLASTSAPPGPPAAASPCLGPAAAAGSGLRRGAEGILAPQPPPPQQQHQERPGAAAIGSARGQSTGKGPPQSPVFEGVYNNSRMLHFLTAVVGSTCDVKVKNGTTYEGIFKTLSSKFELAVDAVHRKVSEPAGGPRREDIVDTMVFKPSDVMLVHFRNVDFNYATKDKFTDSAIAMNSKVNGEHKEKVLQRWEGGDSNSDDYDLESDMSNGWDPNEMFKFNEENYGVKTTYDSSLSSYTVPLEKDNSEEFRQRELRAAQLAREIESSPQYRLRIAMENDDGRTEEEKHSAVQRQGSGRESPSLAAREGKYIPLPQRVREGPRGGVRCSSSRGGRPGLSSLPPRGPHHLDNSSPGPGSEARGINGGPSRMSPKAQRPLRGAKTLSSPSSRPSGEASVPPPPAAVTNTNPSPFSSVGRMYPPRSPKSAAPAPISASCPEPPMGSAVPTSSASIPVTSAVGDPGVGSISPASPKISLAPTDVKELPAKEPGRTLESQELSRIAGKVPGLQNEQKRFQLEELRKFGAQFKLQPSSSPETSLDPFPPRILKEEAKGKEKEVDGLLASEPLGSPVSSKAESVSDKEDKPPLPPAGAAEGPEQPPQPCPSQTGSPPVGLIKGDDKDEGPVAEQVKKSTLNPNAKEFNPTKPLLSVNKSTSTPTSPGPRTHSTPSIPVLTAGQSGLYSPQYISYIPQIHMGPAVQAPQMYPYPVSNSVPGQQGKYRGAKGSLPPQRSDQHQPASAPPMMQAAAAAAGPPLVAATPYSSYIPYNPQQFPGQPAMMQPMAHYPSQPVFAPMLQSNPRMLTSGSHPQAIVSSSTPQYPSAEQPTPQALYATVHQSYPHHATQLHAHQPQPATTPTGSQPPSQHAAPSPVQHQAGQAPHLGSGQPQQNLYHPGALTGTPPSLPPGPSAQSPQSSFPQPAAVYAIHAHQQLPHGFTNMAHVTQAHVQTGITAAPPPHPGAPHPPQVMLLHPPQSHGGPPQGAVPQSGVPALSASTPSPYPYIGHPQGEQPGQAPGFPGGADDRILQSHPSQQLPFHPPGN; from the exons ATGTTGAAGCCTCAGCCGCCACAGCAGACCTCCCAGCCCCAGCCGCCCCCCACGCAACAGGCCGTGGCCCGTCGCCCTCCCGGGGGCACCAGCCCGCCCAACGGCGGTCTCCCGGGGCCCCTGGCCTCCACCTCGGCTCCCCCAGGACCTCCTGCGGCCGCCTCCCCCTGCCTGGGGCCTGCAGCCGCTGCCGGGAGCGGGCTCCGCCGGGGAGCCGAGGGCATCTTGGCGCCTCAACCGCCGCCACCGCAGCAGCaacatcaggagaggccaggggcagcggccatcGGCAGCGCCAG GGGACAAAGCACAGGAAAGGGACCTCCACAGTCACCG GTGTTTGAGGGTGTCTACAACAATTCCAGAATGCTGCACTTCCTTACCGCGGTTGTG GGTTCTACTTGTGATGTAAAGGTGAAGAACGGTACCACCTACGAGGGTATCTTCAAGACGCTGAGCTCAAAG TTTGAACTGGCAGTGGATGCTGTGCACCGGAAGGTATCGGAGCCAGCGGGTGGCCCTCGTCGGGAAGACATAGTGGACACCATGGTGTTTAAGCCAAGTGATGTCATGCTTGTCCACTTCCGAAATGTCGACTTCAATTATGCTACTAAAG ATAAGTTCACTGACTCGGCCATTGCCATGAACTCGAAGGTGAATGGGGAGCACAAGGAGAAGGTGCTTCAGCGCTGGGAGGGGGGAGACAGCAACAGCGATGACTACGACCTGGAGTCTGACATG TCTAATGGATGGGACCCCAACGAAATGTTCAAGTTCAATGAGGAGAACTATGGTGTAAAGACCACCTATGACAGCAGTCTCTCTTCTTACAC GGTGCCCTTAGAGAAGGACAATTCAGAAGAATTCCGTCAGCGGGAGCTGCGTGCTGCCCAGTTGGCCCGAGAGATTGAATCGAGCCCCCAGTACCGCCTCCGGATCGCCATGGAGAATGATGATGGGCGCACGGAGGAGGAGAAGCACAGTGCGGTTCAGCGACAGGGCTCAGGGCGTGAGAGCCCCAGCTTGGCAGCCAG GGAGGGAAAGTATATCCCTCTACCCCAGCGAGTTCGGGAAGGTCCCCGGGGAGGTGTTCGCTGCAGTAGTTCTCGGGGCGGCCGGCCTGGCCTTAGCTCTTTGCCGCCCCGTGGCCCTCACCATCTTGACAATAGCAGCCCTGGCCCAGGTTCTGAGGCACGTGGTATCAATGGAG gcccTTCCCGCATGTCCCCTAAGGCCCAGCGACCTCTGAGAGGTGCCAAGACTCTGTCTTCCCCCAGCAGCAGGCCTTCTGGAGAAGCCTCTGTTCCACCTCCTCCTGCAG CAGTGACCAACACAAatccctctcccttttcttcagTGGGCCGGATGTACCCGCCGCGCTCTCCCAAGTCAGCTGCCCCTGCCCCAATCTCAGCTTCCTGTCCTGAGCCTCCCATGGGCTCAGCAGTACCAACCTCTTCAGCTTCCATCCCAGTGACATCAGCAGTTGGGGATCCTGGAGTAGGCTCCATTTCCCCAGCTTCTCCAAAGATCTCACTGGCCCCCACAGATG TAAAAGAACTCCCGGCCAAGGAACCTGGAAGGACCCTGGAGTCCCAGGAGTTGTCCCGGATTGCAGGGAAAG TCCCTGGCCTTCAGAATGAACAGAAGCGTTTTCAACTGGAAGAACTGAGAAAGTTTGGGGCCCAGTTTAAG CTTCAGCCCAGTAGCTCCCCTGAGACCAGCTTGGATCCTTTTCCTCCACGGATCCTGAAAGAGGAAGccaaagggaaggagaaggaggtggatgGTCTTTTGGCTTCAGAGCCCCTGGGGTCTCCTGTTTCCTCAAAGGCTGAATCAGTATCAGACAAGGAGGACAAACCACCCCTGCCACCAGCAGGGGCTGCCGAGGGGCCGGAGCAGCCTCCCCAACCTTGCCCAAGCCAAACTGGCAGCCCCCCAGTGGGCCTCATCAAGGGAGATGACAAGGATGAGGGCCCAGTTGCCGA ACAAGTGAAGAAGTCAACATTGAACCCCAATGCCAAGGAGTTCAACCCCACTAAGCCCCTGCTCTCTGTG AATAAATCCACCAGTACTCCAACTTCTCCTGGGCCCCGAACTCACTCAACTCCCTCCATCCCGGTGCTGACAGCAGGCCAGAGTGGGCTCTATAGCCCCCAGTACATCTCCTACATACCTCAGATCCACATGGGACCAGCTGTTCAG GCACCGCAGATGTATCCGTATCCTGTGTCCAACTCAGTGCCTGGACAGCAGGGCAAGTACCGGGGCGCCAAAG GCTCCCTGCCCCCGCAGCGCTCGGACCAACACCAGCCAGCCTCCGCCCCTCCCATGATGCaggctgccgccgccgccgctggtcCACCTCTGGTGGCCGCCACCCCTTACTCTTCCTACATCCCCTACAACCCACAGCAGTTCCCAGGCCAGCCCGCCATGATGCAGCCCATGGCCCACTACCCCTCTCAG ccGGTGTTTGCCCCCATGCTTCAAAGCAACCCACGCATGCTGACGTCGGGGAGCCATCCCCAGGCCATCGTGTCATCCTCCACCCCTCAGTACCCTTCTGCAGAGCAGCCCACCCCCCAGGCCCTTTATG CCACTGTTCACCAGTCCTATCCACACCATGCCACGCAGCTCCATGCCCACCAGCCGCAGCCGGCCACCACACCTACTGGGAGCCAGCCACCGTCCCAGCATGCGGCCCCCAGTCCTGTCCAG CACCAGGCGGGGCAGGCCCCACACCTGGGCAGTGGACAGCCGCAGCAGAACCTGtaccacccaggggccctgacaGGCACGCCGCCTTCTCTGCCACCGGGACCTTCTGCCCAGTCCCCTCAGAGCAGCTTCCCCCAACCAGCCGCTGTATATGCCATCCATGCCCACCAGCAGCTGCCCCACGGCTTCACCAACATGGCCCATGTTACCCAG GCCCATGTCCAAACTGGAATCACAGcagccccgccccctcacccTGGGGCTCCCCACCCgccccaggtgatgctgctgcacCCACCCCAGAGCCATGGGGGCCCCCCCCAAGGCGCGGTGCCCCAGAGTGGGGTGCCTGCACTCTCAGCTTCCACACCCTCACCCTACCCCTACATCGGACACCCCCAAGGTGAGCAGCCTGGCCAGGCGCCTGGATTTCCAGGAGGAGCCGATGACAGGATTC TTCAATCTCATCCCTCCCAGCAGCTCCCCTTCCACCCCCCGGGGAACTGA
- the ATXN2L gene encoding ataxin-2-like protein isoform X25 produces the protein MLCLMTRPFSSLGGQSTGKGPPQSPVFEGVYNNSRMLHFLTAVVGSTCDVKVKNGTTYEGIFKTLSSKFELAVDAVHRKVSEPAGGPRREDIVDTMVFKPSDVMLVHFRNVDFNYATKDKFTDSAIAMNSKVNGEHKEKVLQRWEGGDSNSDDYDLESDMSNGWDPNEMFKFNEENYGVKTTYDSSLSSYTVPLEKDNSEEFRQRELRAAQLAREIESSPQYRLRIAMENDDGRTEEEKHSAVQRQGSGRESPSLAAREGKYIPLPQRVREGPRGGVRCSSSRGGRPGLSSLPPRGPHHLDNSSPGPGSEARGINGGPSRMSPKAQRPLRGAKTLSSPSSRPSGEASVPPPPAVGRMYPPRSPKSAAPAPISASCPEPPMGSAVPTSSASIPVTSAVGDPGVGSISPASPKISLAPTDVKELPAKEPGRTLESQELSRIAGKVPGLQNEQKRFQLEELRKFGAQFKLQPSSSPETSLDPFPPRILKEEAKGKEKEVDGLLASEPLGSPVSSKAESVSDKEDKPPLPPAGAAEGPEQPPQPCPSQTGSPPVGLIKGDDKDEGPVAEQVKKSTLNPNAKEFNPTKPLLSVNKSTSTPTSPGPRTHSTPSIPVLTAGQSGLYSPQYISYIPQIHMGPAVQAPQMYPYPVSNSVPGQQGKYRGAKGSLPPQRSDQHQPASAPPMMQAAAAAAGPPLVAATPYSSYIPYNPQQFPGQPAMMQPMAHYPSQPVFAPMLQSNPRMLTSGSHPQAIVSSSTPQYPSAEQPTPQALYATVHQSYPHHATQLHAHQPQPATTPTGSQPPSQHAAPSPVQHQAGQAPHLGSGQPQQNLYHPGALTGTPPSLPPGPSAQSPQSSFPQPAAVYAIHAHQQLPHGFTNMAHVTQAHVQTGITAAPPPHPGAPHPPQVMLLHPPQSHGGPPQGAVPQSGVPALSASTPSPYPYIGHPQGEQPGQAPGFPGGADDRIREFSLAGGIWHGRADGLQVGQDARVLGGE, from the exons ATGCTGTGTCTTATGACCCGGCCATTCTCCAGCCTCGG GGGACAAAGCACAGGAAAGGGACCTCCACAGTCACCG GTGTTTGAGGGTGTCTACAACAATTCCAGAATGCTGCACTTCCTTACCGCGGTTGTG GGTTCTACTTGTGATGTAAAGGTGAAGAACGGTACCACCTACGAGGGTATCTTCAAGACGCTGAGCTCAAAG TTTGAACTGGCAGTGGATGCTGTGCACCGGAAGGTATCGGAGCCAGCGGGTGGCCCTCGTCGGGAAGACATAGTGGACACCATGGTGTTTAAGCCAAGTGATGTCATGCTTGTCCACTTCCGAAATGTCGACTTCAATTATGCTACTAAAG ATAAGTTCACTGACTCGGCCATTGCCATGAACTCGAAGGTGAATGGGGAGCACAAGGAGAAGGTGCTTCAGCGCTGGGAGGGGGGAGACAGCAACAGCGATGACTACGACCTGGAGTCTGACATG TCTAATGGATGGGACCCCAACGAAATGTTCAAGTTCAATGAGGAGAACTATGGTGTAAAGACCACCTATGACAGCAGTCTCTCTTCTTACAC GGTGCCCTTAGAGAAGGACAATTCAGAAGAATTCCGTCAGCGGGAGCTGCGTGCTGCCCAGTTGGCCCGAGAGATTGAATCGAGCCCCCAGTACCGCCTCCGGATCGCCATGGAGAATGATGATGGGCGCACGGAGGAGGAGAAGCACAGTGCGGTTCAGCGACAGGGCTCAGGGCGTGAGAGCCCCAGCTTGGCAGCCAG GGAGGGAAAGTATATCCCTCTACCCCAGCGAGTTCGGGAAGGTCCCCGGGGAGGTGTTCGCTGCAGTAGTTCTCGGGGCGGCCGGCCTGGCCTTAGCTCTTTGCCGCCCCGTGGCCCTCACCATCTTGACAATAGCAGCCCTGGCCCAGGTTCTGAGGCACGTGGTATCAATGGAG gcccTTCCCGCATGTCCCCTAAGGCCCAGCGACCTCTGAGAGGTGCCAAGACTCTGTCTTCCCCCAGCAGCAGGCCTTCTGGAGAAGCCTCTGTTCCACCTCCTCCTGCAG TGGGCCGGATGTACCCGCCGCGCTCTCCCAAGTCAGCTGCCCCTGCCCCAATCTCAGCTTCCTGTCCTGAGCCTCCCATGGGCTCAGCAGTACCAACCTCTTCAGCTTCCATCCCAGTGACATCAGCAGTTGGGGATCCTGGAGTAGGCTCCATTTCCCCAGCTTCTCCAAAGATCTCACTGGCCCCCACAGATG TAAAAGAACTCCCGGCCAAGGAACCTGGAAGGACCCTGGAGTCCCAGGAGTTGTCCCGGATTGCAGGGAAAG TCCCTGGCCTTCAGAATGAACAGAAGCGTTTTCAACTGGAAGAACTGAGAAAGTTTGGGGCCCAGTTTAAG CTTCAGCCCAGTAGCTCCCCTGAGACCAGCTTGGATCCTTTTCCTCCACGGATCCTGAAAGAGGAAGccaaagggaaggagaaggaggtggatgGTCTTTTGGCTTCAGAGCCCCTGGGGTCTCCTGTTTCCTCAAAGGCTGAATCAGTATCAGACAAGGAGGACAAACCACCCCTGCCACCAGCAGGGGCTGCCGAGGGGCCGGAGCAGCCTCCCCAACCTTGCCCAAGCCAAACTGGCAGCCCCCCAGTGGGCCTCATCAAGGGAGATGACAAGGATGAGGGCCCAGTTGCCGA ACAAGTGAAGAAGTCAACATTGAACCCCAATGCCAAGGAGTTCAACCCCACTAAGCCCCTGCTCTCTGTG AATAAATCCACCAGTACTCCAACTTCTCCTGGGCCCCGAACTCACTCAACTCCCTCCATCCCGGTGCTGACAGCAGGCCAGAGTGGGCTCTATAGCCCCCAGTACATCTCCTACATACCTCAGATCCACATGGGACCAGCTGTTCAG GCACCGCAGATGTATCCGTATCCTGTGTCCAACTCAGTGCCTGGACAGCAGGGCAAGTACCGGGGCGCCAAAG GCTCCCTGCCCCCGCAGCGCTCGGACCAACACCAGCCAGCCTCCGCCCCTCCCATGATGCaggctgccgccgccgccgctggtcCACCTCTGGTGGCCGCCACCCCTTACTCTTCCTACATCCCCTACAACCCACAGCAGTTCCCAGGCCAGCCCGCCATGATGCAGCCCATGGCCCACTACCCCTCTCAG ccGGTGTTTGCCCCCATGCTTCAAAGCAACCCACGCATGCTGACGTCGGGGAGCCATCCCCAGGCCATCGTGTCATCCTCCACCCCTCAGTACCCTTCTGCAGAGCAGCCCACCCCCCAGGCCCTTTATG CCACTGTTCACCAGTCCTATCCACACCATGCCACGCAGCTCCATGCCCACCAGCCGCAGCCGGCCACCACACCTACTGGGAGCCAGCCACCGTCCCAGCATGCGGCCCCCAGTCCTGTCCAG CACCAGGCGGGGCAGGCCCCACACCTGGGCAGTGGACAGCCGCAGCAGAACCTGtaccacccaggggccctgacaGGCACGCCGCCTTCTCTGCCACCGGGACCTTCTGCCCAGTCCCCTCAGAGCAGCTTCCCCCAACCAGCCGCTGTATATGCCATCCATGCCCACCAGCAGCTGCCCCACGGCTTCACCAACATGGCCCATGTTACCCAG GCCCATGTCCAAACTGGAATCACAGcagccccgccccctcacccTGGGGCTCCCCACCCgccccaggtgatgctgctgcacCCACCCCAGAGCCATGGGGGCCCCCCCCAAGGCGCGGTGCCCCAGAGTGGGGTGCCTGCACTCTCAGCTTCCACACCCTCACCCTACCCCTACATCGGACACCCCCAAGGTGAGCAGCCTGGCCAGGCGCCTGGATTTCCAGGAGGAGCCGATGACAGGATTCGTGAGTTCTCGTTAGCTGGGGGTATTTGGCATGGAAGAGCTGATGGGCTGCAGGTGGGGCAGGATGCACGGGTTCTGGGTGGGGAGTGA